The genomic segment CATGAAAGACTTCCAGACAAACCGACATCAACTGGGATGCCGGTAACGGGAAGTATTGACCATGATGTGAGCAGTTCAAGTGAGAGTGGCTTTCGTTTGAAAACATTTTTTCATATGCCTTGAGTGTTTATACTGCGCCCCTTTGTTATGCGGGTTTCAGGGAGGTGCCGATGACCACTGAAATCCCCGGATGGCTGTAATACAATGGGAACTTGACCGTTCCCGCTTTGTTGCCAAGAGGTATTCATGTCAGACCACGACGATAAAAACCCGGAAAATGATCCGCAGCTGGCGGACAAGATAAAGGATTCCGCCCGCCAGATCTGGCTCGCGGGCCTGGGTGCGTACACCAAGGCAGAGGAAGACGCGGGCAAGTTTTTCGAGCGCCTGGTTCAGGAAGGCGAACAACTGGAGACCAGAACCCGGGGTGTGGTGGAAAAGCAGATCAAGACGGTGGAAGGTCGCGTTGGCGAGGTCAAGGAAAAGGCGACCGGAACCTGGGATAAGCTTGAGCACATGTTTGACCAGCGCGTATCTGGTGCGTTGCGGCGCCTTGGTATCCACCGGCGGGAGGAAATCGAGGCCATGGAGCGCAGAATACAAGCCCTGGAAAGCGAATTGGCCAGATTGCGGGGCGATTCACCAGTCTCGGATGAAGAAGAATAACCCTCAAAGGTAGCTGTGGCTGGTCAGCTGAATCTCTTGCTGCTCCTGTTCCGCCAGGTACGGGAGAATCAGGTGCAGCATTTGATACACCCCCTTACCAGGATCTACCGATTCCCGGTCATCCAGATGGGACAGCGTGTCAAAGCTGCTCCAATAGCAGGCCGTCAGGGTGAGCTGTTCGCACAGTGAGAGCAGCTCGTCCTCACCGATGCTCATTACCCCCTGGCTTTGAAAGCTCTGGCACAGAACCCGAAAAGCATTTTTCTTCTTCGCCAGAATCCGTTTAAACCGCACTTGCAGCTGGCTGTAGCGGGACAGTACGTTTACCAGGTCCTGGTACAGAAAACGGTAGCGGGCAACAGCCTCGAACAGCAAATGCAGGAAAAAGCTGAACTGGTCGAGTGAAATATCGGCGTCGTCCGGCACTCCGAGCAAATCCACCATTTCCGCTTCAAAGCTCTGGAACAGCTCGTCGACAATGTCGCTTTTACTTTTGAAGTGGTAATAGAGGTTGCCCGGACTGATGTCCAGCTCATCGGAGATCAGCAGGGTAGTGACATTGGGCTCGCCCAGGCTGTTGAACAACGCCAGGCTGGTGCCGAGAATCCGGTCCCTGGTTTTGATTTTTTTCATAAGCGCCGAATCAATTCCTCAGAGGTCAAACCGCGCCCATACCGGACAGTGGTCTGAGGGCCGTTCCATACCTCGTACGTCATAAGATACACCGGCTTCTGTGGCTTTGGGCAGCAGGCTGTCGCTGGCCATAATCAGGTCAATGCGCAGGCCCCGTTTCGGTTCCCGTTCAAAGCCCTTGCTGCGGTAGTCAAACCAGCTGAAGGTATTGGCCTCGTCCGGGTGCAGGTGCCGGAAGACGTCGGTAAAGCCCCGGCTCTCAACCTGGGCAAGCCATTCGCGTTCCTCTGGCAAAAAGCTGCATTTCCCGGTGCGCAGCCAGCGCTTGGCGTTATCCGGTCCAATGCCGATGTCTTTGTCGGTGGGGGATATGTTCATGTCGCCCATGACAATCACATGGCCGGGTTGGCTTTTCAAGTGGTCCAGATAGGCCATCAAGTCTTGGTAAAACTTCTGCTTGGCGGGGAATTTTACCGGATGATCCCGGCTCTCGCCCTGGGGAAAATAGCCGTTGATCACTGTGAGCGGCTCTCCGTTCACGGTAAAACGACCGGTTATAAGGCGGCGCTGGGCATCGTCGTCATCGGTGCTGTATCCCTTCTGGACCGACTCGGGCTCGGCCCGGGAGAGCAAGGCGACACCATAATGGGTTTTCTGGCCATGGAAGTGAACGTGGTAGCCAAGCTCGCGGATGGCATCTACCGGGAATTCGTTGTCGGTGACCTTGGTTTCCTGAAGCCCGATGATATCCGGGTTAAGTTGCTCTATCACGGCTTCAAGCTGGTGCAGACGGGTGCGGATACTGTTGACGTTAAACGACACAAACATCATGGGGGTGGAGTCTCCGGTACGTTTTGCCCGTGAGTTTACCACACAGTGGCCGGTTATCTGTTTGGCGGCCGGGCCGGGTTCAGGGTGTCAGTTCACAATCCGGATACTGTTCCACCTCGTAGTGAATGTGCGCCGTGAAATTGGCATCTGCGTTTTCACGAATGTTGGTCAGGCCAAGATATTCGGACAGTGCGCCTTCGTTGTTGTAGCCGAGGACAATCGGGTCAACCAGGAACCGGAGCACCAGGCTGGTGGGGCGAATACGAAGAACAACATCGGAGTTAAGTTGGTTATTGCTGGTGGGTTCCAGTACAAAGCCATAATGCTCGCCCCGAGTAGGGCCCAGGAAGCGAAACTCCACCGACTCTCCCCGGGTAACTTTGCCCCAGTTGGCGCGGACCAGATGATCAAAACCGGCATCCACTACTAACCGGTCATCGAAGCTTACCCCGTACCTCTCAACCTCGCCGGCCGGGGTCTGCCATTGGATGGACAGGCGGTCTGGCTCTGGATAGGTGATTTTTAGCATCTCGTTGAAGTCGGGTTGCTGAAAATCCACGCTCGGGCG from the Marinobacter sp. LQ44 genome contains:
- a CDS encoding TetR/AcrR family transcriptional regulator, producing the protein MKKIKTRDRILGTSLALFNSLGEPNVTTLLISDELDISPGNLYYHFKSKSDIVDELFQSFEAEMVDLLGVPDDADISLDQFSFFLHLLFEAVARYRFLYQDLVNVLSRYSQLQVRFKRILAKKKNAFRVLCQSFQSQGVMSIGEDELLSLCEQLTLTACYWSSFDTLSHLDDRESVDPGKGVYQMLHLILPYLAEQEQQEIQLTSHSYL
- a CDS encoding phasin family protein, whose product is MSDHDDKNPENDPQLADKIKDSARQIWLAGLGAYTKAEEDAGKFFERLVQEGEQLETRTRGVVEKQIKTVEGRVGEVKEKATGTWDKLEHMFDQRVSGALRRLGIHRREEIEAMERRIQALESELARLRGDSPVSDEEE
- the xthA gene encoding exodeoxyribonuclease III, with protein sequence MMFVSFNVNSIRTRLHQLEAVIEQLNPDIIGLQETKVTDNEFPVDAIRELGYHVHFHGQKTHYGVALLSRAEPESVQKGYSTDDDDAQRRLITGRFTVNGEPLTVINGYFPQGESRDHPVKFPAKQKFYQDLMAYLDHLKSQPGHVIVMGDMNISPTDKDIGIGPDNAKRWLRTGKCSFLPEEREWLAQVESRGFTDVFRHLHPDEANTFSWFDYRSKGFEREPKRGLRIDLIMASDSLLPKATEAGVSYDVRGMERPSDHCPVWARFDL